From Candidatus Caldatribacterium sp., one genomic window encodes:
- a CDS encoding 30S ribosomal protein S20, with amino-acid sequence MPNTKSALKNLRKSEKRRLRNKAVKSATKTYIKKFLKLLEAGNIEEARAFLSEVYKRVDMAVSKGVFHKNKAARIKSRLAQKLNRLLSQAA; translated from the coding sequence ATGCCGAACACGAAATCAGCGCTCAAGAACCTCCGAAAAAGTGAAAAGCGCAGATTGCGGAACAAAGCCGTTAAATCGGCGACCAAAACGTACATCAAGAAGTTCCTGAAGCTCCTTGAAGCCGGAAACATCGAGGAAGCCCGAGCGTTCCTCAGCGAAGTCTACAAGCGGGTCGATATGGCGGTGAGCAAGGGAGTATTCCATAAGAACAAGGCGGCCCGTATCAAGTCACGACTCGCACAGAAGCTCAATCGGCTCCTCTCCCAGGCTGCGTGA